The following proteins are co-located in the Rickettsiales bacterium genome:
- a CDS encoding ATPase, T2SS/T4P/T4SS family, translated as MSNQFGNFNLPENLQPGQEKEASAASDKVAPKTPPTNPDQPTQPPAPSPPEIEIDPLAGEFAAPIAAAPPAPHPTSETAPQPSDPRRPLTPPEIEFDPLAGKFSAPIAAAPPPSPTPDPSAAEAPLVAMPQVEPSPDTEAPPFVAPTAENTAPSSVSAADFSPAPAAAASLLVSDGEAPTKRPMRIGEKLMSLGLISDDQLQVALQEQKTSKKLLGAILVGLGFISEHALGEILAEASGAKKFDPKQSMLDPALVTRVPKEVALRHKVIAVSLTEDTLQLATTDVYNVLAVDQVRRFFENVQIEPIYCSEAEILELIDQYYDYELSIDGILREIETGERDLDDLSGTEEGYVNPTVRLVDAMLVDSIKVGASDIHFEPEGQFLRLRYRIDGDLVQVRSFHRNYWPAIAVRIKIMSGMNIAETRMPQDGRISFQVMGREVDFRVATQPTVHGENIVMRLLDKTKSLVPLEDLGFADHNINLLKKLLKRPEGIIIVTGPTGSGKTTTLYSILSYINSMDVNIMTLEDPVEYQLPLIRQTNVREGTIDFGNGIKSLMRQDPDIIFIGEVRDEDTALMAVRAALTGHQVFTTLHTNDALGAVPRLGDIGVPAHLLAGSLICTMAQRLARKLCQTCKKPRLATPEEAQILGFAPDSPPTVYDAVGCKQCRNTGHKGRTAIIEVLRVDEGLNELIATHATRNAMMNYALNNGFVTMVEDGIDKVLQGDIDIEQLISTLDMTDRM; from the coding sequence ATGAGCAACCAATTTGGAAATTTTAACCTGCCGGAGAACCTCCAGCCGGGTCAAGAGAAAGAAGCGTCTGCAGCTTCGGATAAGGTTGCGCCCAAAACTCCTCCTACCAACCCAGATCAACCTACCCAACCGCCAGCTCCCTCCCCACCCGAAATCGAGATTGACCCTTTGGCAGGTGAATTTGCGGCTCCCATTGCTGCGGCACCGCCGGCACCTCACCCGACTTCGGAAACTGCTCCCCAACCATCGGATCCTCGCCGCCCCCTTACTCCACCCGAAATTGAATTTGACCCTTTAGCCGGTAAATTCTCAGCTCCCATTGCTGCGGCACCACCGCCCTCTCCTACACCCGACCCTTCAGCGGCAGAAGCTCCCCTTGTGGCGATGCCGCAGGTTGAGCCGTCACCCGATACAGAGGCCCCTCCATTTGTGGCACCGACAGCAGAAAACACCGCACCAAGCTCCGTATCTGCAGCCGATTTTTCTCCGGCTCCGGCGGCGGCGGCTTCATTACTCGTAAGCGATGGCGAAGCTCCAACGAAGCGCCCGATGCGAATTGGTGAAAAATTAATGAGCCTTGGGCTCATCTCCGATGATCAATTGCAAGTGGCACTGCAAGAACAAAAAACCAGTAAAAAGCTACTCGGGGCGATCCTCGTTGGCCTTGGATTTATTAGTGAGCACGCGTTAGGTGAAATTCTAGCGGAGGCATCAGGCGCCAAGAAGTTTGACCCTAAACAGAGCATGCTTGACCCGGCACTTGTGACACGCGTTCCCAAGGAAGTGGCGCTTCGACACAAAGTTATCGCGGTAAGCCTGACAGAGGACACACTACAACTCGCAACTACCGACGTTTACAACGTATTGGCGGTGGATCAAGTACGCCGCTTCTTCGAAAATGTACAAATTGAGCCAATCTATTGTTCGGAAGCTGAAATCCTTGAGCTGATTGATCAATATTACGATTACGAGCTCTCAATTGACGGTATTTTACGTGAGATCGAAACCGGTGAGCGCGACCTCGATGACCTAAGCGGAACCGAAGAAGGCTATGTTAACCCGACGGTACGTTTGGTTGATGCCATGCTCGTCGATTCGATCAAAGTCGGCGCATCGGACATTCACTTTGAGCCTGAAGGTCAGTTCCTACGCTTACGCTATCGTATCGATGGTGATTTGGTCCAGGTTCGTAGTTTCCATCGCAACTATTGGCCTGCCATTGCCGTACGTATCAAAATTATGTCCGGCATGAATATCGCGGAAACCCGAATGCCGCAGGATGGTCGTATCTCTTTCCAGGTGATGGGACGCGAGGTTGATTTCCGTGTTGCCACCCAACCCACCGTGCATGGTGAAAACATCGTGATGCGTTTGTTGGATAAGACAAAATCACTCGTGCCATTAGAAGATCTCGGCTTTGCGGATCATAATATCAACCTACTGAAGAAGCTCCTCAAACGTCCGGAAGGGATTATCATTGTGACCGGCCCGACCGGTAGTGGTAAAACCACGACGCTCTATTCCATTCTTAGTTACATCAACTCGATGGATGTGAATATTATGACGCTGGAAGATCCGGTGGAATATCAGTTACCCCTCATTCGACAAACCAATGTACGCGAAGGAACGATTGATTTTGGTAACGGAATTAAATCCCTCATGCGCCAAGATCCTGACATCATCTTCATTGGTGAGGTACGTGACGAAGATACCGCACTCATGGCCGTACGTGCCGCACTGACCGGCCACCAAGTCTTTACCACGCTCCACACGAACGATGCGCTGGGTGCCGTTCCTAGGCTCGGCGATATCGGGGTGCCTGCTCACTTATTGGCAGGCTCGCTGATTTGCACCATGGCACAACGTCTGGCCCGCAAACTTTGCCAAACGTGCAAGAAACCGAGACTTGCGACACCAGAAGAAGCCCAAATCCTTGGATTCGCGCCCGATAGCCCGCCGACGGTTTACGATGCTGTTGGTTGCAAACAATGCCGCAATACAGGGCATAAAGGCCGCACCGCGATCATCGAAGTTCTTCGTGTAGACGAAGGATTGAACGAATTAATTGCCACACATGCCACTCGTAACGCTATGATGAATTACGCTCTCAATAATGGTTTCGTCACCATGGTTGAGGATGGCATTGATAAAGTGTTGCAAGGCGATATTGATATTGAACAGCTCATATCCACGCTCGATATGACGGATAGAATGTAG